The Sphingomonas alpina genome has a segment encoding these proteins:
- a CDS encoding cupin-like domain-containing protein has translation MSVAQLVNQWDTTNQWVAPDGLAAFASAYPGKPVGVQHLLHGHPLFALDALADLAARLPASHVEHSRGDLAIDQDPDGVTREALPVDEIVRTIADNGCWMVLKKVDEDPDYAELIDACLAEIDPVVRPRTGANMRREAFIFLSSPNSVTPYHMDPEHNILFQVAGFKTMRVFSADRFTLVPQVHQEAFHRAGGHRNMRFDPSFDAYGIDFVLAPGDAVYVPVKAPHWVRNGPMPSISFSVTWRSRSSDNDARLHRVNHRLRKLGIDPGRPGDAPRLDAAKVAAHHVVKGVTRTLRTLMGKKTARAAY, from the coding sequence ATGTCGGTCGCGCAGCTCGTCAATCAATGGGATACCACCAACCAGTGGGTCGCGCCCGACGGGCTCGCCGCGTTCGCGTCCGCTTATCCGGGCAAACCGGTGGGGGTGCAGCATCTGCTCCACGGCCATCCGCTGTTCGCGCTCGACGCGCTGGCCGATCTCGCCGCGCGGCTGCCCGCCAGCCATGTCGAGCATAGCCGCGGCGATCTGGCGATCGACCAGGACCCGGACGGGGTCACCCGCGAAGCGCTGCCGGTCGATGAGATCGTCCGCACCATTGCCGACAATGGCTGCTGGATGGTGCTGAAGAAGGTCGACGAAGACCCCGATTATGCCGAGCTGATCGATGCATGCCTGGCGGAGATCGATCCCGTCGTCCGCCCGCGCACCGGCGCGAACATGCGGCGCGAGGCGTTCATCTTCCTGTCCTCGCCCAATTCGGTCACGCCCTATCATATGGACCCGGAGCACAATATCCTGTTCCAGGTCGCCGGCTTCAAGACGATGCGCGTCTTCTCCGCCGATCGCTTCACCCTGGTGCCGCAGGTGCATCAGGAGGCGTTCCACCGCGCCGGCGGGCATCGCAACATGCGTTTCGACCCGTCGTTCGACGCGTACGGCATCGACTTCGTGCTGGCGCCCGGCGATGCGGTCTATGTGCCCGTAAAGGCGCCGCACTGGGTGCGCAACGGGCCGATGCCGTCGATCTCGTTCAGCGTCACCTGGCGCTCGCGCTCAAGCGACAATGACGCCCGGCTGCACCGCGTCAATCACCGCCTGCGCAAGCTCGGCATCGATCCGGGCCGCCCTGGCGATGCACCGCGGCTCGATGCCGCCAAGGTCGCCGCGCACCATGTGGTGAAGGGCGTGACGCGCACCTTGCGCACCCTGATGGGCAAGAAGACCGCTCGCGCCGCATATTGA